The following are encoded together in the Drosophila biarmipes strain raj3 chromosome 3L, RU_DBia_V1.1, whole genome shotgun sequence genome:
- the LOC108034797 gene encoding spectrin alpha chain isoform X1, which produces MENFTPKEVKILETVEDIQERREQVLSRYNDFKIETRQKREKLEDSRRFQYFKRDADELESWIHEKLQAASEESYRDPTNLQAKIQKHQAFEAEVSAHSNAIVSLDNTGQEMINQQHFASESIQVRLDELHKLWELLLSRLAEKGLKLQQALVLVQFLRQCEEVMFWIKDKETFVTADEFGQDLEHVEVLQRKFDEFQKDMASQEYRVTEVNQLADKLVQDGHPERDTITKRKEELNEAWQRLKQLAIVRQEKLFGAHEIQRFNRDADETVAWIAEKDVVLSSDDYGRDLASVQALQRKHEGVERDLAALEDKVSTLGAEAQRLCSIHADHSDQIRDKQAEIANYWQSLTTKARERKQKLDESYYLHRFLADFRDLVSWINGMKAIISADELAKDVAGAEALLERHQEHKGEIDAREDSFKLTTESGQKLLEREHYAAAEIQEKLAALENDKSSLLSLWEDRRILYEQCMDLQLFYRDTEQADTWMAKQEAFLANEDLGDSLDSVEALIKKHEDFEKSLAAQEEKIKALDIFATKLIDGQHYAADDVAQRRQMLLARRAALQEKSSRRRQLLEDSNRYQQFERDCDETKGWISEKLKFATDDSYLDPTNLNGKMQKHQNFEHELNANKSRIEDITNVGTELIEKEHYAADQINTRMQEIVVLWETLVQASDKKGTKLNEACQQQQFNRTIEDIELWLSEIEGQLLSEDHGKDLTSVQNLQKKHALLEADVMAHQDRIESIKVAANKFIESGHFDADNIRNKEGNLSARYAALAAPMGERKQHLLDSLQVQQLFRDLEDEAAWIREKEPIAASTNRGRDLIGVQNLIKKHQAVLAEINNHEARLLNVISSGENMLKDQPFASDDIRQRLEALQEQWNTLKEKSSQRKQDLDDSLQAHQYFADANEAESWMREKEPIATGSDYGKDEDSSEALLKKHEALVSDLEAFGNTIQALQEQAKNCRQQETPVVDITGKECVVALYDYTEKSPREVSMKKGDVLTLLNSNNKDWWKVEVNDRQGFVPAAYIKKIEAGLSASQQNLVDNHSIAKRQNQINSQYDNLLALARERQNKLNETVKAYVLVREAADLAQWIRDKENHAQVADVVGEDLEEVEVLQKKFDDFNDDLKANEVRLANMNEIAVQLTSLGQTEAALKIQTQMQDLNEKWNNLQTLTAEKASQLGSAHEVQRFHRDIDETKDWIAEKANALNNDDLGKDLRSVQTLQRKHEGVERDLAALRDKIRQLDETANRLMQSHPDTAEQTYAKQKEINEMWDQIITKSTARKEKLLDSYDLQRFLSDYRDLLAWINSMMSLVTSDELANDVTGAEALIERHQARRAEIEFTVGSSSAPRAFASTTSITSPSGDEEHRTEIDARAGTFGAFEQFGHELLQANHYASPEIKEKIEDLAKAREDLEKAWTERRLQLEQNLDLQLYMRDCELAESWMSAREAFLNADDDANAGGNVEALIKKHEDFDKAINGHEQKIAALQTVADQLIAQNHYASNLVDEKRKQVLERWRHLKEGLIEKRSRLGDEQTLQQFSRDADEIENWIAEKLQLATEESYKDPANIQSKHQKHQAFEAELAANADRIQSVLAMGGNLIDKKQCSGSEDAVQKRLTQIADQWEYLTHKTTEKSLKLKEANKQRTYIAAVKDLDFWLGEVESLLTTEDSGKDLASVQNLMKKHQLVEADIVAHEDRIKDMNNQADSLVESGQFDTAGIQEKRQSINERYERICNLAAHRQARLNEALTLHQFFRDIADEESWIKEKKLLVGSDDYGRDLTGVQNLKKKHKRLEAELGSHEPAIQAVQEAGEKLMDVSNLGVPEIEQRLKALNQAWAELKNLAATRGQKLDESLTYQQFLAQVEEEEAWITEKQQLLSVEDYGDSMAAVQGLLKKHDAFETDFTAHKDRCSLICDQGSELVEAKNHHGESIAQRCQQLRLKLDNLSALAARRKGALLDNSAYLQFMWKADVVESWIDDKENYVRSDEFGRDLSTVQTLLTKQETFDAGLNAFEQEGIHNITALKDQLINASHAQSPAILKRHGDVIARWQKLRDASDTRKQRLLAMQEQFRQIEELYLTFAKKASAFNSWFENAEEDLTDPVRCNSIEEIRALRDAHAQFQASLSSAEADFKALAALDQKIKSFNVGPNPYTWFTMEALEETWRNLQKIIEERDGELAKEAKRQEENDKLRKEFAKHANLFHQWLTETRYYMLGYNRQGTSMMEGSGSLEQQLEALRVKATEVRARRVDLKKIEELGALLEEHLILDNRYTEHSTVGLAQQWDQLDQLSMRMQHNLEQQIQARNHSGVSEDSLKEFSMMFKHFDKDKSGKLNHQEFKSCLRALGYDLPMVEEGQPDPEFEAILDVVDPNRDGYVSLQEYIAFMISKETENVQSYEEIENAFRAITAADRPYVTKEELYCNLTKDMADYCVQRMKPFSEPRSGQPIKDALDYIDFTRTLFQN; this is translated from the exons ATGGAGAACTTCACACCCAAAGAGGTGAAGATCCTCGAGACTGTCGAGGACATCCAGGAGCGACGTGAGCAGGTCCTGTCGCGCTACAATGACTTCAAGATCGAGACGCGCCAGAAGCGTGAGAAGCTCGAGGACTCGCGCCGCTTCCAGTACTTCAAGCGGGACGCCGACGAGTTGGAGTCATGGATCCACGAGAAGCTGCAGGCGGCCAGCGAGGAGAGCTACCGCGATCCGACCAATCTGCAGGCCAAGATCCAGAAGCACCAGGCCTTTGAGGCCGAGGTGTCGGCGCACAGCAACGCCATTGTCTCGCTCGATAACACCGGCCAGGAGATGATCAACCAGCAGCACTTTGCCTCCGAGTCGATCCAGGTTCGCCTCGACGAACTGCACAAGCTGTGGGAGCTGCTCCTCAGCCGCCTAGCCGAGAAGGGCCTTAAGCTGCAGCAGGCTCTTGTCCTGGTGCAGTTCCTTCGTCAGTGCGAGGAGGTGATGTTCTGGATCAAGGACAAGGAGACCTTTGTCACCGCCGACGAGTTCGGCCAGGATCTGGAGCATGTGGAGGTGCTGCAGCGCAAGTTCGACGAGTTCCAGAAGGACATGGCTTCGCAGGAGTACCGCGTGACTGAGGTCAACCAGCTGGCCGACAAGTTGGTGCAGGACGGTCATCCAGAGCGCGATACGATCACCAAGCGCAAGGAGGAGCTGAACGAGGCCTGGCAGCGCCTGAAGCAGCTGGCCATTGTGCGCCAGGAGAAGCTCTTCGGTGCCCACGAGATCCAGCGTTTCAACCGCGATGCCGACGAAACCGTCGCCTGGATTGCCGAGAAGGATGTGGTGCTCTCGTCCGATGACTATGGCCGGGATTTGGCCAGTGTTCAGGCACTGCAGCGCAAACACGAGGGAGTGGagcgcgatttggccgccctGGAGGACAAGGTCTCCACCCTGGGAGCCGAGGCCCAGCGCCTGTGCTCCATCCACGCCGATCACAGCGACCAGATCCGCGACAAACAGGCCGAGATCGCCAACTACTGGCAGAGTCTCACCACCAAGGCCCGTGAGCGTAAGCAGAAGCTGGATGAATCCTACTACCTGCACCGTTTCCTCGCCGACTTCCGTGACCTCGTGTCCTGGATTAATGGCATGAAGGCCATCATCTCGGCCGACGAACTGGCCAAGGATGTGGCTGGAGCAGAGGCCCTTTTGGAGCGCCACCAGGAGCACAAGGGCGAGATTGATGCCCGCGAGGACAGCTTCAAGCTGACCACAGAGTCCGGACAGAAGCTGCTGGAGCGGGAGCACTATGCCGCCGCTGAGATTCAGGAGAAGTTGGCGGCTCTGGAGAACGACAAGAGCTCGCTGCTGTCACTGTGGGAGGATCGTCGCATCCTTTACGAGCAGTGCATGGATCTGCAGCTGTTTTACCGCGATACAGAGCAAGCTGACACCTGGATGGCCAAGCAGGAGGCTTTCCTGGCCAACGAGGACCTTGGTGATTCCTTGGACTCCGTCGAGGCGCTGATCAAGAAGCACGAGGACTTCGAGAAGAGTCTGGCCGCCCAGGAGGAGAAGATCAAGGCTCTGGACATCTTTGCCACCAAGCTGATCGATGGCCAGCACTATGCCGCCGACGATGTGGCCCAGCGCCGCCAGATGCTCCTTGCCCGTCGCGCTGCCCTCCAGGAGAAGTCCTCGAGGCGTCGCCAGCTGCTGGAGGACTCCAACCGCTACCAGCAGTTCGAGCGCGATTGCGACGAGACCAAGGGCTGGATCAGCGAGAAGCTGAAGTTCGCCACTGATGACAGCTATCTGGATCCCACCAACCTGAACGGCAAGATGCAGAAGCACCAGAACTTCGAACACGAGCTGAATGCCAACAAGTCGCGCATCGAGGACATTACCAACGTGGGCACCGAGCTGATCGAGAAGGAGCACTATGCCGCTGACCAGATCAACACCCGCATGCAGGAGATCGTGGTGCTGTGGGAGACCCTCGTCCAGGCTTCAGACAAGAAGGGAACTAAGCTGAACGAGGcctgccagcagcagcagttcaaCCGCACCATCGAGGACATTGAGCTGTGGCTGAGCGAGATCGAGGGCCAGCTATTGTCCGAGGATCACGGCAAGGACCTGACCTCCGTCCAGAATCTGCAGAAGAAGCACGCCCTACTTGAGGCCGATGTGATGGCCCACCAGGATCGTATTGAGAGTATCAAGGTGGCAGCCAACAAGTTCATCGAGTCCGGCCACTTTGATGCGGACAACATCCGCAACAAGGAGGGCAATCTCTCGGCTCGCTATGCCGCTCTAGCTGCCCCCATGGGCGAGAGGAAGCAGCATCTTCTCGACTCGCTCCAGGTGCAGCAGCTCTTCCGCGACTTGGAGGACGAGGCTGCCTGGATCCGCGAGAAGGAACCCATTGCCGCATCCACGAACCGCGGTCGTGACTTGATTGGTGTGCAGAATCTGATCAAGAAGCACCAGGCTGTGCTCGCCGAGATCAACAACCACGAAGCCAGGCTGCTGAATGTGATCAGCTCGGGCGAGAACATGCTGAAGGATCAGCCCTTCGCCAGCGACGACATTCGTCAGCGCCTGGAGGCCCTCCAGGAGCAGTGGAACACGCTTAAAGAGAAGTCCAGCCAGCGCAAGCAGGATTTGGACGACTCCCTGCAGGCTCACCAGTACTTTGCCGATGCCAACGAGGCAGAGTCGTGGATGCGCGAGAAGGAGCCCATCGCCACTGGCAGTGACTACGGCAAGGACGAGGATTCCTCGGAGGCTCTGCTCAAGAAGCACGAGGCTCTGGTCTCCGATCTGGAGGCCTTCGGCAACACCATCCAGGCGCTGCAGGAGCAGGCCAAGAACTGTCGCCAGCAGGAGACGCCCGTTGTGGACATCACCGGCAAGGAGTGCGTGGTGGCCCTCTACGACTACACGGAGAAATCCCCACGTGAGGTGTCGATGAAGAAGGGTGATGTTTTGACTCTGCTCAACTCGAACAACAAGGACTGGTGGAAGGTTGAGGTCAACGATCGCCAGGGCTTCGTCCCGGCCGCCTACATCAAGAAGATCGAGGCCGGTTTGAGTGCCTCGCAGCAGAACCTGGTGGACAACCATTCGATCGCCAAGCGCCAGAACCAGATCAACTCGCAGTACGACAACTTGCTGGCCCTCGCCCGCGAGCGTCAGAACAAGCTGAACGAGACCGTGAAGGCCTACGTCCTGGTGCGTGAGGCTGCCGACCTGGCCCAGTGGATCCGTGACAAGGAGAACCACGCCCAGGTGGCCGATGTTGTCGGCGAGGAtctggaggaggtggaggtgcTCCAAAAGAAGTTCGACGACTTCAACGACGACCTGAAGGCCAACGAGGTGCGATTGGCCAACATGAACGAGATTGCCGTGCAGCTGACCTCGCTGGGACAGACGGAGGCCGCCCTGAAGATCCAGACCCAGATGCAGGACCTGAACGAGAAGTGGAACAACCTGCAGACGCTGACTGCCGAAAAGGCCAGCCAGCTGGGCTCCGCCCACGAGGTTCAGCGTTTCCACCGcgacatcgacgagaccaaGGACTGGATCGCCGAGAAGGCCAATGCCCTCAATAACGACGACTTGGGCAAGGATCTGCGCAGTGTTCAGACCCTGCAGCGCAAGCACGAAGGCGTGGAGCGTGATTTGGCCGCTCTGCGGGACAAGATCCGTCAGCTGGACGAGACCGCCAACAGGCTGATGCAGTCGCATCCGGACACCGCCGAGCAGACGTACGCCAAGCAGAAGGAGATCAACGAGATGTGGGACCAGATCATCACCAAGTCCACTGCCCGCAAGGAGAAGCTGCTGGACTCGTACGATCTGCAGCGCTTCCTCAGCGACTACCGCGATCTGCTGGCTTGGATCAACTCGATGATGAGTCTGGTCACCTCCGACGAGCTGGCCAACGATGTGACCGGAGCCGAGGCTTTGATCGAGCGTCATCAG GCACGCCGTGCCGAGATTGAGTTCACAGTGGGCAGCAGCTCGGCTCCAAGGGCCTTCGCCTCGACCACCAGCATCACATCTCCATCCGGCGACGAG GAACATCGCACGGAGATCGATGCCCGCGCCGGAACCTTCGGCGCCTTCGAGCAGTTCGGACACGAGCTGCTGCAGGCCAACCACTACGCCTCGCCGGAGATCAAGGAGAAGATCGAGGATCTGGCCAAGGCGCGCGAGGACCTGGAGAAGGCATGGACCGAGCGCCGGCTGCAGCTGGAGCAGAACTTGGATTTGCAGCTGTACATGCGTGACTGCGAGTTGGCCGAATCCTGGATGTCGGCCCGCGAGGCCTTCCTCAATGCGGACGACGATGCCAATGCCGGCGGCAATGTGGAGGCGCTGATCAAGAAGCACGAGGACTTCGACAAGGCCATCAATGGGCACGAGCAGAAGATTGCGGCCCTGCAGACGGTGGCCGATCAGTTGATCGCCCAGAACCACTACGCCTCCAATTTGGTGGACGAGAAGCGCAAGCAGGTGCTGGAGCGTTGGCGCCACCTGAAGGAGGGTCTGATCGAGAAGCGCTCCCGGCTGGGAGACGAACAGACGTTGCAGCAGTTCTCGCGCGACGCCGATGAGATCGAGAACTGGATCGCCGAGAAGCTGCAGCTGGCCACCGAGGAGAGCTACAAGGATCCGGCCAACATCCAGTCGAAACACCAGAAGCACCAGGCCTTCGAGGCCGAACTGGCGGCCAACGCCGATCGCATCCAGAGCGTGCTGGCCATGGGCGGCAACCTGATCGACAAGAAGCAGTGCAGCGGGTCAGAGGACGCGGTGCAGAAGCGGTTGACGCAGATCGCCGATCAGTGGGAGTACCTCACCCACAAGACGACCGAGAAGTCGCTGAAACTGAAGGAGGCGAACAAGCAGCGCACCTATATCGCTGCTGTCAAGGATTTGGACTTCTGGTTGGGCGAGGTCGAGAGTCTTTTGACCACTGAGGATTCTGGTAAGGATTTGGCATCTGTCCAAAACCTCATGAAGAAGCATCAGTTGGTCGAGGCGGATATCGTGGCGCACGAAGACCGCATCAAGGACATGAACAACCAGGCCGATTCCTTGGTGGAGAGCGGCCAGTTCGACACTGCCGGCATCCAGGAGAAGCGCCAGAGCATCAATGAGCGCTACGAGCGCATCTGCAACCTGGCGGCCCATCGCCAGGCCCGCCTCAACGAGGCCCTGACCCTGCACCAGTTCTTCCGCGACATCGCCGACGAGGAGAGCTGGATCAAGGAGAAGAAGCTGCTTGTCGGCTCCGACGACTATGGTCGCGATCTGACCGGTGTCCAGAACCTCAAGAAGAAGCACAAGCGTTTGGAGGCCGAGTTGGGCTCCCACGAGCCGGCCATTCAGGCTGTGCAGGAGGCTGGCGAGAAGCTGATGGACGTGTCCAACCTCGGTGTGCCGGAGATCGAGCAGCGCCTGAAGGCCCTCAATCAGGCCTGGGCCGAGCTTAAGAACCTGGCTGCCACGCGAGGACAGAAGCTGGACGAGTCGCTGACCTACCAGCAGTTCCTCGCccaggtggaggaggaggaggcctgGATCACCGagaagcagcagctgctgTCCGTCGAGGACTACGGTGACTCCATGGCAGCCGTCCAAGGTTTGCTGAAGAAGCACGACGCCTTCGAGACTGACTTCACTGCCCACAAGGACCGCTGCTCCTTGATCTGTGACCAGGGCAGTGAGTTGGTGGAGGCCAAGAACCACCATGGCGAGTCCATTGCTCAGCGCTGCCAGCAACTGCGCCTCAAGCTGGACAACCTGTCCGCCCTGGCCGCCCGCCGCAAGGGAGCCCTGCTGGACAACTCGGCCTATCTGCAGTTCATGTGGAAGGCCGATGTGGTCGAGAGCTGGATCGACGACAAGGAGAACTATGTGCGCTCCGACGAGTTCGGACGCGACCTGTCCACCGTGCAGACGCTGTTGACCAAGCAGGAGACATTCGATGCAG GTCTCAATGCCTTCGAGCAGGAGGGCATCCACAACATCACGGCACTAAAGGACCAACTGATCAACGCCAGCCACGCCCAGTCGCCGGCCATCCTCAAGCGTCATGGAGACGTCATCGCCAGATGGCAGAAGCTGCGCGACGCCTCCGACACGCGCAAGCAGCGACTGCTGGCCATGCAGGAGCAGTTCCGCCAGATCGAGGAACTCTACTTGACATTTGCCAAGAAAGCTTCGGCCTTCAATTCTTGGTTCGAAAATGCCGAGGAGGATCTCACAGATCCTGTTCGCTGCAATTCGATCGAAGAAATCCGCGCCCTGCGCGACGCCCATGCCCAATTCCAGGCGTCCCTTTCGTCGGCCGAAGCTGACTTCAAGGCATTGGCAGCACTCGACCAGAAGATCAAGAGCTTTAATGTTGGACCCAACCCCTACACGTGGTTCACCATGGAAGCTCTTGAGGAGACCTGGCGTAACCTGCAAAAGATCATAGAGGAACGCGATGGGGAACTTGCCAAGGAGGCCAAGCGCCAGGAGGAGAACGACAAGCTGCGCAAGGAGTTCGCCAAGCACGCCAATCTCTTCCACCAGTGGCTCACAGAGACAAG ATATTATATGCTGGGTTATAACCGTCAAGG AACGTCCATGATGGAAGGCTCCGGTTCCCTGGAACAGCAACTGGAGGCGCTTCGCGTCAAGGCCACCGAGGTGCGTGCCCGTCGCGTTGACCTCAAGAAGATCGAGGAGCTGGGCGCCCTGCTGGAGGAGCACCTGATCCTGGACAACCGCTACACGGAACACTCGACAGTGGGCCTGGCCCAGCAGTGGGATCAACTCGACCAGCTTTCCATGCGCATGCAGCACAATTTGGAGCAGCAGATCCAGGCACGCAACCACTCGGGCGTCTCCGAGGACTCGCTCAAGGAGTTCTCGATGATGTTCAAGCACTTCGACAAGGACAAGAGCGGCAAGCTGAATCACCAGGAGTTCAAGTCCTGCCTGCGCGCCCTCGGCTACGACCTGCCCATGGTGGAGGAGGGACAGCCCGACCCGGAGTTCGAGGCCATCCTCGATGTGGTCGACCCCAACCGTGATGGCTACGTCTCCCTGCAGGAATACATCGCGTTCATGATCTCCAAGGAGACGGAGAACGTGCAGTCCTACGAGGAGATCGAGAATGCCTTCCGCGCCATCACCGCCGCCGACCGCCCCTACGTCACCAAGGAGGAGCTCTACTGC AACCTCACCAAGGACATGGCGGACTACTGCGTGCAGCGCATGAAGCCCTTCTCCGAACCGCGCTCCGGACAGCCCATCAAGGATGCCCTGGACTACATAGACTTTACGCGAACGCTGTTCCAGAACTAA